The Chrysoperla carnea chromosome X, inChrCarn1.1, whole genome shotgun sequence genome includes a region encoding these proteins:
- the LOC123302811 gene encoding uncharacterized protein LOC123302811 gives MNPHLSINVYGYKDTFIHGLEIFPVRVSSNTAGKKIHLLAVENGNSHHFCWIKNLAKLSRSGVTKHVGKIYLCDRCLNYFATEVKLQQHSVNCGEKEAVRVRMPETDDERFVEFKDFNSKERVEYMVYADFEALLVPQHHEDMEMDHGSYTKNIQKHVPYSVGYYVHCTHDPNQSFYKAYRGADCVKWFVHELEQVAYSLEQKIKHVKPMYPLTVEQELDFMSAEKCHICGKDFVSNSIRVRDHSHRTGIYRGAAHQFCNLHYQDSRVIPVVMHNLSGYDSHFIIEALLTEIDGQVDVLPINKEKYISFTKHVSDIQLRFIDSFRFLADKLENLASYLDNDKKSILHKEVSNDEQFQLLTRKGVFPYEYMSSWARLQETKLPPKEAFYSVLTDEHITDEDYNHAIQVWNTFNLHTLGDYSDLYMKTDVLLLADIFENFRNTCIHSYSLDPSHYYTLPGYTWSAMLKYTNIKLELFTDIDDLLFIEKGIRGGVSQCSNRYAKANNKYMEEGYDKTQEDVYLMYYDVVNLYGAAMCGYLPTGNFKWVDTPNIEDVADDSPVGYILEYDGARQ, from the exons atgaacCCGCATTTATCGATTAACGTGTACGGCTACAAAGATACGTTTATACATGGTTTGGAAATTTTCCCTGTACGCGTTAGTTCGAACACTGCGGGGAAGAAAATTCATCTATTGGCTGTGGAGAATGGGAACAGTCACCACTTttgctggataaaaaatttagcaaagttgAGTCGATCGGGTGTAACAAAACACgtaggtaaaatttatttatgtgatcGATGTCTCAACTATTTTGCTACAGAAGTCAAACTCCAACAGCATTCAGTAAATTGTGGTGAAAAAGAAGCGGTGCGGGTACGAATGCCTGAAACTGATGACGAGCGGTTCGTTGAGTTCAAAGATTTCAACAGCAAGGAACGTGTTGAGTATATGGTGTACGCTGACTTTGAGGCACTATTGGTACCACAACATCATGAAGACATGGAAATGGATCATGggtcttatacaaaaaatattcaaaaacatgtacCCTACAGTGTAGGTTACTATGTTCATTGTACCCATGATCCCAACCAATCGTTTTATAAGGCATACCGTGGTGCTGATTGTGTCAAGTGGTTTGTTCATGAACTGGAACAAGTAGCGTACTCAttagagcaaaaaataaaacacgttaaACCAATGTATCCGCTCACCGTCGAACAAGAACTGGATTTTATGTCAGCAGAGAAGTGTCACATTTGTGGTAAAGATTTCGTATCCAATTCCATACGTGTTCGCGACCATTCACATCGCACAG gtATCTACCGTGGAGCAGCACACCAATTTTGTAATCTGCATTATCAAGATTCAAGGGTGATACCTGTTGTGATGCACAACTTAAGTGGATACGAttcgcattttattattgaagctctgctgacggaaatcgacggtcaagttgatgtgttgcccatcaacaaagaaaagtacATCAGTTTCACAAAGCACGTCTCGGACATTCAATTAAGATTCATTGATTCCTTCCGATTTCTCGCAGACAAGTTGGAAAATCTGGCCTCATatttagataatgataaaaaatccattttacataaagag gtcagtaatgatgaacaatttcaattgctaACGAGAAAAGGTGTATTTCCATATGAATACATGAGTAGCTGGGCACGTCTCCAAGAGACAAAATTACCACCAAAGGAGGCGTTCTACAGTGTGTTAACAGATGAACACATAACGGATGAGGATTATAACCATGCGATACAGGTATGGAACACATTCAATTTACATACACTAGGTGATTATTCTGACCTGTATATGAAAACTGATGTGTTACTACTtgcggatatttttgaaaatttccgtaacACTTGTATTCATAGCTATAGTCTCGATCCTAGTCACTATTACACACTTCCTGGCTATACGTGGAGCGCCATGTTGAAATACACCAATATCAAATTGGAATTGTTCACGGATATTGATGACTTGTTGTTTATCGAGAAAGGAATCAGAGGCGGTGTAAGTCAATGTTCTAATCGCTATGCTAAGGCAAACAATAAGTACATGGAAGAGGGGTATGATAAAACTCAAGAAGATGTCTACCTTATGTATTACGATGTGGTGAACCTATATGGTGCAGCAATGTGTGGATACCTACCAACAGGAAATTTTAAGTGGGTCGACACACCAAACATCGAGGATGTTGCAGATGATTCACCAGTCGGGTACATTTTAGAA TATGATGGTGCTCGACAATGA
- the LOC123302812 gene encoding uncharacterized protein LOC123302812, producing the protein MDTYEQNVMQTLNAEPQGGSTDMMKKVERALRLIKTVEEAERWMILNKQNIRLFKKMLMLKKENPLRLEANIGLCKSYQRQLHRLRLDLVKQGGGVTKKQNRHLIWETIETHHQGRVKTGMITNLDYKDPNIFFNRAFPMFRRHVRRELVNHPLKVYIMFTGNFIKPTTKEEDLKTFITIPGTR; encoded by the exons atggacacctacgaacaaaatgttatgcAAACGCTAAACGCGGAACCTCAAGGTGGTAGCACTGATATGATGAAGAAAGTGGAGAGAGCGTTGAGGCTCATCAAGACGGTGGAGGAAGCTGAGCGATGGATGATACTTAATAAGCAGAACATCCGCTTATTCAAAAAGATGTTgatgttaaagaaagaaaatcctctgcgtcttgaagctaatattggactttgtaaatcataccagCGGCAACTTCACCGACTGCGATTAGATTTAGTTAAACAAGGTGGTGGAgtcaccaaaaaacaaaatcgacatcTAATCTGGGAGACAATTGAAACCCACCACCAGGGCAGGGTGAAGACTggtatgattacaaatttggattataaagatccaaatatatttttcaaccgggCATTTCCAATGTTTAGAAGACACGTTCGGCGTGAGCTAGTGAATCATCCCctcaag GTGTATATTATGTTCACGGGCAATTTCATTAAGCCCACCACCAAAGAGgaggatttgaaaacttttataac aattccAGGAACGCGATAG